Within the Flavobacterium sp. 9R genome, the region TAGGAACGGAATGTCCTCTTCGTAAAAACCACTCAATAATAAGGTTCCTTTTGGATTCAAACAATCAACATAACTTTGCATATCGTTCAATAAAATGTTTCTGTTGATGTTGGCAATAATCAAATCGTATTGTTTGCCTGCAAGTAAAGCGGCATCTCCTTCGTAAACGCTAATGTGTTCACAATTATTGCGTTGTGCGTTTTCTATTGAATTCAAATAACACCAATTATCGATATCAATGGCATCAATAGGTTGAGCTCCTTTCATTTCGGCTAAAATGGCCAAAATAGCAGTACCACATCCCATATCTAGTGTTTTTAAACCGGCAACATCCATATCTAGTAAATGCTGAATCATCATATGGGTAGTTTCGTGATGGCCTGTACCAAAACTCATTTTCGGTTCGATGACAATATCAAATTCGGCATCGGTTTTTGGGTGAAAAGGAGCGCGAACGTGACAGTTTCCATCTACATCTATAGGTTCAAAGTTTTTTTCCCACTCTTCATTCCAATTGATTTGTTCGATTTCTTCGAAGGTATAGCTAATCTTGAACTCTTCGGATTGTAGAATAAAAATATCCTCTAAAATAGTTTCCTCCCAAAGGTCTTTTTGAACGAAGGCGTCAATTCCTGTTTCAGTTTCAGTAAAGCTTTCGAATGCTTTTTCGCCCAACTCGGCAATTAGAATTTCTGAACCTAATTCTTTGGGTTCAATAGTAAAATGGTATCCTATGTAACTATTTGACATCTTTCAATTTTTTTGCAAAGGTACTATTTCTGTAATGAAGCTGCGTTAAAAATATCAAAAAGCTATGGTGCTATTTAGTAGGTTGGAAACCAAAAAAGCAACAATGCTGCTCCTTAGCCTTGATCGCAGCGGCATCCTTTGT harbors:
- the prmA gene encoding 50S ribosomal protein L11 methyltransferase translates to MSNSYIGYHFTIEPKELGSEILIAELGEKAFESFTETETGIDAFVQKDLWEETILEDIFILQSEEFKISYTFEEIEQINWNEEWEKNFEPIDVDGNCHVRAPFHPKTDAEFDIVIEPKMSFGTGHHETTHMMIQHLLDMDVAGLKTLDMGCGTAILAILAEMKGAQPIDAIDIDNWCYLNSIENAQRNNCEHISVYEGDAALLAGKQYDLIIANINRNILLNDMQSYVDCLNPKGTLLLSGFYEEDIPFLDASCTEKGLTFVKKLQRNNWVSLKYNK